One window of Globicephala melas chromosome 2, mGloMel1.2, whole genome shotgun sequence genomic DNA carries:
- the LOC115848203 gene encoding mitotic-spindle organizing protein 1 has product MASSSGAGAAAANLNAVRETMDVLLEISRILNTGLDMETLSICVRLCEQGINPEALSSVIKELRKAAEALKAAENMTS; this is encoded by the coding sequence ATGGCGAGTAGCAGCGGCgccggggcggcggcggcgaaTCTGAATGCGGTGAGGGAAACCATGGACGTTCTGCTTGAGATTTCAAGAATTTTGAATACTGGATTAGATATGGAAACTCTGTCTATATGTGTACGACTCTGTGAGCAAGGAATTAACCCAGAAGCTTTATCATCAGTTATTAAGGAACTTCGCAAGGCCGCTGAAGCATTAAAGGCTGCTGAAAATATGACAAGCTGA